In one window of Vibrio sp. JC009 DNA:
- a CDS encoding phosphoribosylaminoimidazolesuccinocarboxamide synthase: MNLADQVLAVNDDLPIRTDKPVHSGKVRSVYWLTEEDSKRLIKEKNYDVAPDAPLAIMVISDRISAFDCIWKGEGGLKGVPGKGAALNAISNHWFKLFRENGLADSHILDIPHPFVWIVQKAKPVMIEAICRGYITGSMWRAYEKGEREFCGIQLPEGLEKDKPLTDLLMTPSTKGILKGIPGVPEADDVNISRKNIEDNFAAFNISKAEDIALYEKLLKEGFGVISKALDDVGQIFVDTKFEFGYVTNSKGEEKLIYMDEVGTPDSSRIWDKAEYQAGNIVENSKEGFRQFLLNHFPDPDILLNKERMDERMALAENNELPLEVMQMVSDTYTGIAEKITGKKIHLSDNPKQEIIQTLKDEYDLI, encoded by the coding sequence ATGAATCTCGCAGATCAAGTTCTTGCCGTAAATGATGATTTACCCATTCGGACAGATAAACCCGTGCACAGCGGAAAGGTTCGCTCTGTATACTGGCTTACGGAAGAAGACAGTAAGAGACTGATTAAAGAAAAGAATTACGATGTAGCGCCGGATGCTCCGCTGGCAATTATGGTGATAAGCGATCGTATTTCTGCATTCGATTGTATCTGGAAAGGTGAAGGCGGTCTGAAGGGTGTTCCGGGTAAAGGTGCTGCATTAAATGCGATTTCTAATCACTGGTTTAAACTGTTCCGTGAAAATGGTCTGGCTGACAGCCATATTCTGGACATCCCCCACCCTTTTGTCTGGATTGTTCAAAAAGCCAAACCGGTCATGATTGAGGCTATCTGTCGTGGCTATATCACAGGTTCAATGTGGCGTGCTTATGAAAAAGGTGAAAGAGAGTTTTGTGGTATTCAGCTTCCTGAAGGTCTGGAAAAAGATAAGCCACTGACCGATCTGCTAATGACGCCTTCAACTAAAGGTATACTGAAGGGGATTCCGGGTGTTCCTGAAGCGGATGATGTAAATATCTCGCGCAAGAATATTGAAGATAACTTTGCTGCTTTTAATATCTCTAAAGCTGAAGATATTGCTCTGTATGAAAAACTTCTGAAAGAAGGCTTTGGTGTGATCAGCAAAGCGCTGGATGATGTTGGTCAGATATTTGTGGATACTAAATTTGAGTTTGGTTATGTCACCAACTCAAAGGGTGAAGAAAAACTTATCTATATGGATGAAGTGGGTACACCGGATTCATCTCGTATCTGGGACAAGGCTGAATACCAAGCTGGCAATATTGTTGAAAACTCGAAAGAGGGCTTCCGTCAGTTCCTGCTAAACCACTTCCCGGATCCGGACATTCTGCTGAACAAGGAAAGAATGGACGAGCGTATGGCACTGGCAGAAAACAATGAACTGCCTTTGGAAGTGATGCAGATGGTATCGGATACCTATACCGGCATTGCTGAGAAAATCACAGGTAAGAAAATTCATCTGAGTGATAACCCTAAGCAGGAAATTATCCAGACTCTTAAAGACGAATACGATTTAATCTAA